From a single Solanum dulcamara chromosome 4, daSolDulc1.2, whole genome shotgun sequence genomic region:
- the LOC129885263 gene encoding probable flavin-containing monooxygenase 1 yields MADFNVRGESRRKEVIAIIGAGISGLLACKYAISKGFDPIVFESESSIGGVWTKTIESTKLQTPKPLYQFSDFPWPDSVTQVFPQQQTVLEYIESYAHHFDLISHIQFNNKVLSLSYENGGHSSINGAAQWMSKGKWNVTVQDTQTLSIKVYQVDYVVVCVGRFSQVPNIPEFPPNKGSEAFEGKVIHSMDYSKMDSTTATNLVKGKQVAVVGFQKSGMDIAMESSTVNGVERPCTLVVRTPHWNVPDYFPWGFPMAKLYLNRFSELTVHKPGEGLLLYLIATILSPLRWGFSKFVESYIKHKLRLSKHGMVPDHSFLNELSACLISTVPEGFYDRVEEGHLKLKKAKSFGFTKEGIVLEGQDELIKSDIVILATGFKGIDKLKHIFESPKHQQLIAGSDDSASVPLYRECIHPQIPQLAIIGFSESIANLYTSEIRCRWLAELLDGKFKLPSVMIMEKDIAEWDKYKKRYSNKYYRKSCIGALHIWHNDQLCKDMSWNPKRKKGLWAEWFEPYGPMDYTGSI; encoded by the exons ATGGCAGATTTTAATGTGAGAGGAGAGAGCAGAAGGAAGGAGGTGATAGCAATAATTGGAGCTGGAATAAGCGGCTTATTGGCCTGTAAATATGCAATTTCCAAAGGATTTGATCCAATTGTGTTCGAGTCAGAGAGTAGCATTGGTGGTGTTTGGACTAAGACCATTGAGAGCACTAAGCTGCAGACACCAAAACCTCTTTACCAATTCTCTGATTTCCCATGGCCCGATTCTGTAACCCAAGTGTTTCCTCAACAACAAACGGTGTTGGAGTACATTGAATCGTACGCACATCACTTTGATTTGATCAGCCACATTCAGTTCAATAACAAAGTATTGAGCCTCAGCTATGAAAATGGTGGCCACTCATCAATTAATGGAGCCGCACAATGGATGTCTAAAGGGAAATGGAACGTCACTGTACAAGACACTCAAACCCTATCCATAAAG GTATACCAAGTTGATTATGTAGTAGTTTGTGTGGGAAGGTTCAGTCAAGTCCCAAACATACCTGAATTCCCTCCAAACAAAGGCTCTGAAGCTTTTGAAGGCAAAGTAATCCATTCAATGGATTATTCAAAGATGGACTCCACAACTGCAACCAACCTTGTCAAAGGAAAACAAGTAGCCGTTGTTGGATTCCAGAAATCAGGAATGGACATTGCCATGGAGTCCTCCACCGTCAATG GGGTTGAACGTCCATGCACACTAGTAGTCAGGACACCACATTGGAACGTTCCTGATTATTTCCCGTGGGGATTCCCAATGGCAAAACTCTATTTAAACAGATTCTCAGAACTTACGGTGCATAAACCCGGTGAAGGCCTTCTTTTATATCTCATTGCTACAATTCTCTCACCTCTG AGGTGGGGCTTCTCAAAGTTTGTGGAAAGCTATATAAAACATAAGCTCAGGCTTTCAAAGCACGGGATGGTGCCAGATCATAGTTTCTTAAACGAATTGAGTGCCTGTTTAATTTCTACGGTGCCTGAGGGCTTCTATGACAGAGTTGAGGAAGGACATCTCAAGCTCAAGAAAGCTAAGAGTTTTGGATTTACTAAAGAAGGTATTGTGCTTGAGGGTCAGGATGAACTGATTAAATCCGACATAGTCATACTCGCCACAGGCTTTAAGGGAATTGATAAGCTCAAACACatttttgaatcaccaaaacaTCAGCAACTCATAGCAGGCTCAGATGATTCTGCTTCAGTTCCCCTTTATAG gGAATGCATTCATCCCCAAATTCCCCAGCTGGCTATTATTGGCTTCTCAGAAAGCATAGCAAATCTATACACTTCAGAAATAAGGTGCCGATGGCTGGCAGAGCTTCTTGATGGAAAATTCAAGCTACCTAGCGTAATGATCATGGAGAAAGACATAGCAGAATGGGATAAATACAAGAAGAGATACTCAAACAAGTACTACAGGAAATCATGCATCGGTGCATTGCATATTTGGCACAACGACCAACTCTGCAAGGACATGAGCTGGAATCCTAAGAGGAAAAAGGGTCTTTGGGCTGAGTGGTTCGAACCTTACGGACCAATGGATTACACAGGCTCAATATAA